The genomic DNA GCGGCCATGAAGTCGCGCGGCGCGTGCGCGCGGAGATGGTCAACCCCCCGCCGCTGATCGCCGTCACCGGCTACGGGCAGGCCAGCGACAGGGACACCAGCCTGGAGGCCGGCTTCCGGGCCCATCTGACGAAGCCGGTCGATGTCGACAAGCTCTCGGCGCTGCTCGAGCACCTGCTGGAGCCGCCTCGCTTCAAGGCCGCATAGAGGCGCGTAGAGCCGTGCTGGAAAGCTAGGCCGGCTGCGGCGGCTCCACCGGCAGCGCGCGCTTGTGGGCGCTCTTGCGGTGCGTGGCAAGAATGATCTCGCGCGCCGCCGCAGCCACCGGCTTGCCTTCGAGGAAATCGTCGATCTGCTCGTAGCTCACGCCGAAGGCGTCTTCGTCGGGCTTGCCCGGCACCAGCGACTCGAGGTCCGCCGTGGGCACCTTGAACACCAGCTCGTCGGGCGCGCCGAGCCGCTGCGCGAGGGCCCGCACGCGGCGCTTGTCGAGGCCGGTGAGCGGCGTCACGTCGGCCGCGCCGTCGCCGAACTTGGTGAAGAAACCCATCAGCGCCTCGGCCGCATGGTCGGTGCCGATGACGATGCCGTCGTGCGCGCCGGCCACCGCGAACTGCGCGATCATGCGCTGGCGCGCCTTGATGTTGCCGAGCACGAAATCTTCGTGCGCCGCGTCGCGGAAGGCCAGGTCCCCCTTCTTGAGCGCCGCGAGCATGCCGTCGGCCGCGGGGCGGATGTCGACGGTGAGGATGCGGTCGGGCCTGATCACCGCGAGCGAGGCCTGCGCCTCGTCCTCGTCCTTCTGCACGCCGTAGGGCAGCCGCATCGCGATGAAGGTGGCGCCGTAGCCCTGCGCGCGCAGCCTTTCGACGGCGCGCTGCGCGAGGCAGCCGGCGGTCAGCGAATCGACGCCGCCGCTGATGCCGAGCACCAGCGCCTTGAGGCCGGTGCCTCGCAGGTAGTCCGCAAGAAAGGCGGTGCGCCGCTCGATTTCCGCCGCGGCATCGAAGACGGGCGCAACATGCAGCGCCGCGATGATCTCGCGCTGTGTGGCGTCGACGGGAGTCAGGTGCTGATCCATGAAGCGATCCTTGCTTGCCTAGAAATCCACCAGGCTCAGGCCGATGCTGAGCACGGTGCGCTTGCGGTTGTAGTCCACCAGCGTGTCGCCGTAGCCGTGGAACAGCTGCGTATGGAAGCGCAGGTTGCTCTTGGTCGAATCGCCGATGGTCTTCAGCCACTCGAGCCGAATCGACCCGCGGCCGCTTTCGCGCAGGTTGTTGCGCACCGTGACGCCAAGGGTGTTGTCGCGGTTGAAGTTCCAGCGGCCCGTGACTTCGGCGCGGCCGATGTAGTTGGAGATGTCGGGGTTGTCGTCCTTCGCGGCTTCTTCCGAAACCCGTTGCCAGATGCGCCCGGTGAGGCTGAAGCGGTCGTCGAGTTCGGCGCCGCCCATCAGGTAGACGCGGTTCCAGCTGCGCGACAGCGGCAGGCTCTGGCCGTTCGACTGGTGCACCAGGCCCACGCCCGCATAGCGCCAGCGCCAGCCGCCGGGCAGGTTGAAGTCCAGCGGATAGACATACATCAGCTCGGGCTCGTGGTCCGTGGTGCGGAATGGCCGCGAGATCGAGCCGTTGAACAGCTGCCAGGTCGATTGCTGCGAGTAGGCGAACCACAGCGAGTCCTTCCTGGCGGGCTCGTTCTGCGTGAGCAGGCCCTGGGCGACCTTGGTGCGCACTGACAGGCCGATGCGCATTTCGTTGGCCTGGTAGGCCACGGGGGTTCCGGTGTGGCCTTCGGACGGCGACGTGGGCGTCTCGGGCTTGTTGCCGGCGGCCGAGACCGACACGTTCAGCGGCCGATAGCCGCGGAACCCGAAGGTGCCGCAATCGGTGCCGTTCTCCAGCTCCCAGAAGCGCGACAGCGCCGAGTACTGGCGGTCGCGGCAGCCTTCGTTGGTGTCGACCGAAATCACGCGGGTGGCCGGTATCGAGGCGTCCACCGGCGGTGCCGGCTGCGTGCTGGCCAGCACCGGCGGCGCCACGGGCACCGACACCGGAGGCAGCGTCTGCTGCTGTGCCCAGCGGTCGAAGCAGGCGAGGCGCGCTTCGTTGTTGTTGCCGAGGGCGGCGCATTGCTGCCATGTCAGCTGTGCGTCGGCCAGCGGGCTGCGCGGCCGGTCGACGGCCTGCGCATGCGCGGCGCCGCCGCCAAGGCAGGCTGCGAGGATCGCCAGCCCGGAGAAGATGGCGTGTGTTCGTTGGGTCATTGGTTTCCTTGCGTCCCCCCCGTTTTGTTCAGCACGAACGGATGCGTGCTTTCGTCCGCGGCGTTGCGCCACGTGCCCCTGAATTCCCGGCCGCATGAGCCGGGCTGCAGGGTGCCGGCCCAGACGCCGCTGATCGCGCGGCCGTCCAGCGATTCGTCGATGGAGAGGGCGCCGTCGTCGTCGACGTCGCCCGCGAGCTGCGCCACCTCGGGCCGGGCGCCGCCGTCCGCGGTGTGGCG from Variovorax sp. V93 includes the following:
- the nadE gene encoding ammonia-dependent NAD(+) synthetase codes for the protein MDQHLTPVDATQREIIAALHVAPVFDAAAEIERRTAFLADYLRGTGLKALVLGISGGVDSLTAGCLAQRAVERLRAQGYGATFIAMRLPYGVQKDEDEAQASLAVIRPDRILTVDIRPAADGMLAALKKGDLAFRDAAHEDFVLGNIKARQRMIAQFAVAGAHDGIVIGTDHAAEALMGFFTKFGDGAADVTPLTGLDKRRVRALAQRLGAPDELVFKVPTADLESLVPGKPDEDAFGVSYEQIDDFLEGKPVAAAAREIILATHRKSAHKRALPVEPPQPA
- a CDS encoding phospholipase A — its product is MTQRTHAIFSGLAILAACLGGGAAHAQAVDRPRSPLADAQLTWQQCAALGNNNEARLACFDRWAQQQTLPPVSVPVAPPVLASTQPAPPVDASIPATRVISVDTNEGCRDRQYSALSRFWELENGTDCGTFGFRGYRPLNVSVSAAGNKPETPTSPSEGHTGTPVAYQANEMRIGLSVRTKVAQGLLTQNEPARKDSLWFAYSQQSTWQLFNGSISRPFRTTDHEPELMYVYPLDFNLPGGWRWRYAGVGLVHQSNGQSLPLSRSWNRVYLMGGAELDDRFSLTGRIWQRVSEEAAKDDNPDISNYIGRAEVTGRWNFNRDNTLGVTVRNNLRESGRGSIRLEWLKTIGDSTKSNLRFHTQLFHGYGDTLVDYNRKRTVLSIGLSLVDF